One genomic window of Fusarium keratoplasticum isolate Fu6.1 chromosome 3, whole genome shotgun sequence includes the following:
- a CDS encoding PHD domain-containing protein: MAPPSPRRSSRARATNSQSQQSSVSSSTSGRAERNTRSVVKPSSTKSTPSASLSSEPFEDLDDTLLGRRRKRNHDDDTEKASRPDNFDMANGSDDLQEEEDEAVRCICDSEDYPGRPPVEGPDADFFASIEFTEDVTGFFVQCDVCKVWQHGACVGIFSAESSPEEYFCEQCRKDLHKIHTASNGQKYSKYVPLNRPSRATSRAASIAKEGTRSPKNGTGKNSRPTSASQTSKRRSTMNSRDRAYEDEQLLRAIEASKEDAPHDAPEALTRRAKRGRSDSEESVALHTQPRDDKLTATRSHTNVKRQRTSSRSASPPAQPVEATSREESDEESSTRSGAKKARNNKTQKAKTEKEDKERQRQEAADKRKGRAERRRGEDSDPSDETPVAPVKPPAAKSIETPIVTETPAPPVQPVPDTPPASHPPTTNTHKRGGRNTHKKGKGRNQYTRDRDADGESPARSMSRDIQKNGDDSTTGHSKVTNEHHRHGKSKAAPHHKLSMMDMKRRVGAIMDFISRTQVDLAAEAIPVPNGAASSGQVSPQKTPVPQVAGKPENQSMAVENGSTRESSHDKDFKDLNCMEMMDVLTRDMVKWQSQYT; this comes from the exons ATGGCACCTCCCTCGCCGCGACGGTCATCGAGAGCCCGCGCGACCAATTCACAATCCCAGCAATCATCTGTCTCATCGAGCACCTCTGGCCGAGCCGAACGGAACACGAGATCCGTCGTcaagccctcctccaccaagTCCACGCCTAGCGCCTCATTGTCGTCGGAGCCctttgaggatctcgacgaCACCCTTCTCGGTCGCCGGCGAAAACGTAACCACGACGACGATACCGAAAAGGCTTCCAGGCCTGACAATTTTGACATGGCAAATGGAAGCGACGacctccaggaggaggaagatgaggctgTCCGCTGCATCTGCGATTCTGAGGACTACCCGGGCCGCCCTCCTGTCGAGGGACCCGACGCCGACTTTTTCGCCTCCATTGAGTTCACTGAAGATGTTACCGGCTTCTTCGTTCAATGCGACGTTTGCAAAGTCTGGCAGCACGGTGCCTGCGTAGGCATTTTCAGTGCCGAAAGCTCTCCCGAAGAATATTTCTGCGAGCAATGTCGCAAAGACCTACATAAAATCCATACTGCAAGCAACGG ACAAAAATACTCGAAATATGTTCCTCTCAATCGCCCATCGCGGGCCACGTCGCGGGCTGCCTCGATTGCCAAGGAGGGAACTCGCTCCCCAAAGAACGGGACAGGCAAAAACTCACGCCCTACCTCTGCTTCGCAGACGTCGAAGCGCCGATCTACAATGAACAGCCGCGACCGAGCCTACGAAGATGAACAACTCCTTCGCGCCATTGAGGCAAGCAAGGAAGATGCTCCTCATGATGCGCCAGAGGCCTTGACCAGGAGAGCCAAGCGGGGGCGGAGTGACAGTGAAGAGTCAGTCGCCCTTCATACCCAGCCTCGGGATGATAAGCTGACGGCAACGAGAAGCCACACGAATGTCAAGAGACAGCGAACCAGTTCTCGCTCCGCTTCGCCTCCTGCTCAACCTGTCGAGGCCACCAGTCGTGAAGAGTCAGATGAAGAGTCGAGCACTCGCAGTGGCGCAAAAAAGGCTCGAAATAACAAGACCCAAAAAGCAAAGACGGAAAAAGAAGACAAAGAACGTCAGAGGCAAGAGGCAGCGGATAAGCGCAAAGGACGCGCAGAAAGGCGCCGCGGAGAGG ATTCGGACCCTTCTGACGAGACGCCTGTCGCCCCGGTCAAACCGCCTGCGGCAAAGAGCATTGAGACTCCAATTGTGACCGAgactccagctcctccggtTCAGCCAGTCCCTGACACTCCACCCGCGAGCCACCCTCCGACCACGAATACCCATAAACGAGGTGGCAGAAATACTcacaagaagggcaagggcagAAACCAGTATACTAGAGACCGTGACGCGGATGGCGAATCTCCGGCACGGTCAATGTCGCGAGACATTCAGAAGAATGGGGACGACTCAACAACAGGCCATTCCAAGGTGACCAACGAGCACCACCGACATGGAAAATCAAAGGCGGCCCCACATCATAAGTTGAGCATGATGGATATGAAGCGACGTGTCGGCGCCATCATGGACTTTATCTCGCGGACCCAGGTAGACCTCGCGGCAGAAGCCATTCCAGTGCCCAACGGGGCCGCAAGCAGCGGACAGGTTTCACCCCAGAAGACTCCTGTCCCACAAGTAGCTGGCAAACCCGAGAACCAGTCCATGGCAGTGGAGAACGGATCGACCAGGGAGTCTTCTCACGACAAGGATTTCAAAGATCTGAACTGtatggagatgatggacgtTCTAACACGGGATATGGTCAAGTGGCAGAGCCAGTACACCTAA
- a CDS encoding G domain-containing protein translates to MAKFIPRQAFAIPGSVPKTYYIGHHASAEQQVVNKLSNISLILECRDFRLPLSTHNPRLERAVAGRQRLVVYTKSSLGSDTSGAANSLRKLHAGRCVIWDKADPTTTKALLKKVKEVAREADSLTGVWAMIVGMPNVGKSTLLNALRKAGMPERTAKVAKTGDQAGVTRKISTPVRILEPEARGGVGDGAFILDTPGIFQPYVDDGETMIKIALVQGIKKGLIPDVILADYLLYRINLVDPTIYERYCPPTNDVEELLGAVARKEGKIKRGGHPVLSRAADRVLFQWREGNLGRFVLDDLSDSAIEEYQACMANPKLSLNQAKKLQKQARAQEKAGA, encoded by the coding sequence atggccaagttcaTCCCCCGCCAGGCCTTTGCCATCCCAGGCTCGGTCCCCAAGACCTACTACATCGGCCACCACGCCTCCGCCGAGCAACAGGTGGTGAACAAGCTCTCCAACATCTCCCTGATCCTCGAGTGCCGCGACTTCCGCCTCCCGCTATCCACCCACAACCCCCGCCTCGAGCGTGCCGTCGCCGGTCGCCAGCGCCTCGTCGTCTACACAAAGTCGAGCCTCGGCAGCGACACCTCCGGCGCCGCAAACTCCCTGCGAAAGCTACACGCCGGCCGCTGCGTCATCTGGGACAAGGCCGACCCCACCACCACAAAGGCTTTGCTaaagaaggtcaaggaggttgcGCGGGAGGCGGACTCGCTGACAGGCGTGTGGGCCATGATCGTTGGCATGCCCAACGTCGGCAAGAGCACGTTGCTCAATGCGCTACGGAAGGCCGGTATGCCGGAGCGGACGGCCAAGGTCGCAAAGACAGGGGACCAGGCGGGCGTAACACGAAAGATTAGCACGCCCGTCCGTATCCTCGAGCCTGAGGCCCGAGGCGGAGTGGGTGACGGCGCCTTTATCCTGGACACACCCGGCATCTTTCAGCCCTATGTCGATGACGGCGAGACCATGATCAAGATTGCCCTTGTGCAGGGCATCAAGAAGGGGCTGATACCGGACGTTATTCTAGCCGATTACCTCCTCTACCGGATCAACCTCGTGGATCCCACCATATACGAGCGATATTGCCCTCCCACAAACGACGTTGAGGAGTTGCTCGGGGCCGTAGCCAGGAAGGAGGGCAAGATAAAGCGCGGTGGACACCCCGTTCTTTCGCGCGCTGCTGACAGAGTCTTGTTCCAATGGCGAGAGGGAAATCTGGGCAGGTTTGTCCTCGATGACCTATCAGACAGCGCCATTGAGGAATACCAGGCCTGCATGGCAAACCCCAAGCTGAGTCTGAACcaggcaaagaagctgcagaagcaAGCGCGCGCCCAAGAAAAGGCGGGTGCGTAG